Proteins from a genomic interval of Eschrichtius robustus isolate mEscRob2 chromosome 18, mEscRob2.pri, whole genome shotgun sequence:
- the NEK3 gene encoding serine/threonine-protein kinase Nek3 isoform X1: protein MDGYTVLRVIGEGSFGRALLVQQESSNQMFAMKEIRLPKSFSDTQNSRKEAVLLAKMKHPNIVAFKESFEAEGHLYIVMEYCDGGDLMQKIKHQKGKLFPEDMILNWFTQMCLGVNHIHKKRVLHRDIKSKNIFLTQKGKVKLGDFGSARLLSSAMAFACTYVGTPYYVPPEIWENMPYNNKSDIWSLGCILYELCTLKHPFQANSWKSLILKICQGSVSPLPSHYSYELQHLIKQMFKKNPSYRPSATTLLSRGSLARFIQKCLPPEIITEYGEQVLEETKKYMHSTPRKKDPSRIRIALENEASIVQREEPGGKCSHTDLESINKNSVESALRRVNREEKASSPGPLRRQWERNVSSTALTALENACLLTSTLTAEDNRGGSVIKYSENNTRKQWLKETPETLLNILKNADLSLAFQTYTIYRPGAEGFLKGPLYEETEASDDVDGSHDSVILDPERLEPGLDEEDTDFEEDDSSDWVSELKQRAGWRGASDG from the exons ATGGACGGTTACACGGTCCTGAGAGTGATCGGGGAGGGCTCCTTTGGCAGAGCCCTTTTGGTTCAGCAGGAGAGCAGTAATCAGATGTTTGCCATGAAAGAAATAAGGCTTCCCAAG TCTTTCTCTGACACACAGAATTCTAGGAAGGAGGCTGTTCTGTTAGCCAAAATGAAACACCCCAATATTGTTGCCTTTAAGGAATCATTTGAAG CTGAAGGACATCTGTATATTgtgatggagtattgtgatggaGGGGACCTGATGCAGAAGATTAAACATCAGAAAGGGAAGTTGTTTCCTGAAGATATG ATACTTAATTGGTTTACACAAATGTGCCTTGGAGTAAATCACATTCACAAGAAACGTGtgttacacagagatatcaagtCCAAG AATATCTTCCTCACCcaaaagggaaaagtaaaactgGGTGACTTTGGATCTGCCCGTCTTCTCTCCAG TGCCATGGCGTTTGCTTGTACGTATGTGGGAACACCTTACTATGTGCCCCCAGAAATTTGGGAAAACATGCCTTATAACAATAAAAG TGACATCTGGTCCTTGGGATGCATTCTCTATGAACTCTGTACCCTTAAGCATCCA TTTCAGGCAAATAGTTGGAAAAGTCTTATCCTCAAAATTTGTCAGGGGTCCGTGAGCCCACTGCCATCCCATTATTCCTATGAGCTTCAGCATCTGATCAAGCAGATGTTTAAAAAGAATCCCTCATATCGCCCTTCAGCTACAACTCTTCTCTCCAGAGGCTCTTTAGCTCGGTTCATCCAGAAGTGCTTACCCCCAGAG ATCATCACAGAATATGGTGAACAGGTATTAgaagaaaccaaaaaatatatgcatagtaCACCAAGAAAAAAGG ACCCCAGCAGAATCAGGATAGCTTTGGAAAATGAAGCAAGCATAGTG caaAGGGAAGAACCAGGTGGAAAGTGTAGCCACACTGACTTAGAAAGCATTAATAAAAATTCGGTTGAAAGTGCACTGAGGAGAGTAAATAGAGAAGAGAAAG CCAGTTCACCAGGTCCTCTCAGGCGACAGTGGGAGAGAAATGTATCCAGTACAGCTCTTACAGCTTTGGAAAATGCATGCTTACTCACCTCCACTTTAACGGCAGAGGACAATAGAG GTGGTTCTGTAATAAAGTACAGTGAAAATAATACCCGTAAGCAGTGGCTCAAAGAGACTCCTGAGACCTTGTTGAACATTCTTAAGAATGCTGACCTCAGCTTGgcatttcaaacatacacaatatATAGACCAG GTGCAGAAGGGTTCTTGAAGGGCCCCCtgtatgaggaaacagaagcatcAGACGATGTTGATGGAAGTCATGATTCTGTCATTTTGGATCCAGAGAGACTAGAACCTGGACTGGATGAGGAGGATAC GGACTTTGAGGAAGATGACAGTTCTGACTGGGTATCAGAGCTGAAACAGCGAGCCGGCTGGCGAGGAGCGTCTGATGGATAA
- the NEK3 gene encoding serine/threonine-protein kinase Nek3 isoform X2: MDGYTVLRVIGEGSFGRALLVQQESSNQMFAMKEIRLPKSFSDTQNSRKEAVLLAKMKHPNIVAFKESFEAEGHLYIVMEYCDGGDLMQKIKHQKGKLFPEDMILNWFTQMCLGVNHIHKKRVLHRDIKSKNIFLTQKGKVKLGDFGSARLLSSAMAFACTYVGTPYYVPPEIWENMPYNNKSDIWSLGCILYELCTLKHPFQANSWKSLILKICQGSVSPLPSHYSYELQHLIKQMFKKNPSYRPSATTLLSRGSLARFIQKCLPPEIITEYGEQVLEETKKYMHSTPRKKDPSRIRIALENEASIVQREEPGGKCSHTDLESINKNSVESALRRVNREEKASSPGPLRRQWERNVSSTALTALENACLLTSTLTAEDNRGAEGFLKGPLYEETEASDDVDGSHDSVILDPERLEPGLDEEDTDFEEDDSSDWVSELKQRAGWRGASDG, translated from the exons ATGGACGGTTACACGGTCCTGAGAGTGATCGGGGAGGGCTCCTTTGGCAGAGCCCTTTTGGTTCAGCAGGAGAGCAGTAATCAGATGTTTGCCATGAAAGAAATAAGGCTTCCCAAG TCTTTCTCTGACACACAGAATTCTAGGAAGGAGGCTGTTCTGTTAGCCAAAATGAAACACCCCAATATTGTTGCCTTTAAGGAATCATTTGAAG CTGAAGGACATCTGTATATTgtgatggagtattgtgatggaGGGGACCTGATGCAGAAGATTAAACATCAGAAAGGGAAGTTGTTTCCTGAAGATATG ATACTTAATTGGTTTACACAAATGTGCCTTGGAGTAAATCACATTCACAAGAAACGTGtgttacacagagatatcaagtCCAAG AATATCTTCCTCACCcaaaagggaaaagtaaaactgGGTGACTTTGGATCTGCCCGTCTTCTCTCCAG TGCCATGGCGTTTGCTTGTACGTATGTGGGAACACCTTACTATGTGCCCCCAGAAATTTGGGAAAACATGCCTTATAACAATAAAAG TGACATCTGGTCCTTGGGATGCATTCTCTATGAACTCTGTACCCTTAAGCATCCA TTTCAGGCAAATAGTTGGAAAAGTCTTATCCTCAAAATTTGTCAGGGGTCCGTGAGCCCACTGCCATCCCATTATTCCTATGAGCTTCAGCATCTGATCAAGCAGATGTTTAAAAAGAATCCCTCATATCGCCCTTCAGCTACAACTCTTCTCTCCAGAGGCTCTTTAGCTCGGTTCATCCAGAAGTGCTTACCCCCAGAG ATCATCACAGAATATGGTGAACAGGTATTAgaagaaaccaaaaaatatatgcatagtaCACCAAGAAAAAAGG ACCCCAGCAGAATCAGGATAGCTTTGGAAAATGAAGCAAGCATAGTG caaAGGGAAGAACCAGGTGGAAAGTGTAGCCACACTGACTTAGAAAGCATTAATAAAAATTCGGTTGAAAGTGCACTGAGGAGAGTAAATAGAGAAGAGAAAG CCAGTTCACCAGGTCCTCTCAGGCGACAGTGGGAGAGAAATGTATCCAGTACAGCTCTTACAGCTTTGGAAAATGCATGCTTACTCACCTCCACTTTAACGGCAGAGGACAATAGAG GTGCAGAAGGGTTCTTGAAGGGCCCCCtgtatgaggaaacagaagcatcAGACGATGTTGATGGAAGTCATGATTCTGTCATTTTGGATCCAGAGAGACTAGAACCTGGACTGGATGAGGAGGATAC GGACTTTGAGGAAGATGACAGTTCTGACTGGGTATCAGAGCTGAAACAGCGAGCCGGCTGGCGAGGAGCGTCTGATGGATAA